The Comamonas sp. GB3 AK4-5 genome includes a region encoding these proteins:
- a CDS encoding TRAP transporter large permease, whose protein sequence is MTPVMLLTMVVCFALTISVAVSIGLASIFGIQASGAPMLISAKEMFSAINRFPLAAIPFFILAGNLMETGGISRRLVEFAKSIVGGVQGGLPMTCVLTCMIFAAVSGSSVATTFAIGAILIPALIKHGYPTSYAAALQATSAELGVIIPPSIPMILYGVSAEVSIGELFIAGFGPGILISLALMAFVWAYCKYKGWGKNDGVGRMPFGRALLQAGWALLMPVIILGGIYGGVFTPTEASAVAVFYALVVGMGIYREIRPRDLYAILRKSAMSSAVIMFIIANAGLFAFLITRAGVPEAIGHWLQQVLQSPAMFLLGVNAALFIIGMFIETSAAIIVLAPILAPVAAHFGVDPVHFGLIMVVNLALGMITPPFGVNLFAACTVARISLDRIIHHLLPFVAVILLCLMVITYVPGISLGLRDLVYGR, encoded by the coding sequence GACCATCTCTGTGGCCGTCTCCATCGGCCTGGCCTCCATCTTCGGCATACAGGCCAGCGGCGCGCCCATGCTGATCTCGGCCAAGGAGATGTTCTCCGCCATCAACCGGTTTCCGCTGGCCGCCATTCCGTTTTTCATCCTGGCTGGCAATCTGATGGAAACCGGCGGCATTTCGCGCCGGTTGGTGGAGTTTGCCAAGAGCATTGTGGGCGGCGTGCAAGGCGGCCTGCCCATGACCTGCGTGCTTACCTGCATGATTTTTGCCGCGGTCTCGGGCTCGTCCGTGGCCACCACCTTTGCCATTGGCGCCATTTTGATTCCGGCCCTGATCAAGCATGGCTACCCCACCAGCTATGCGGCCGCGCTGCAGGCCACCAGCGCCGAGCTGGGCGTGATCATTCCGCCCTCCATCCCCATGATTCTGTACGGCGTCAGCGCCGAGGTCTCGATTGGCGAGCTCTTCATCGCCGGCTTTGGCCCCGGCATTTTGATCAGCCTGGCGCTGATGGCCTTTGTCTGGGCCTATTGCAAATACAAGGGCTGGGGCAAAAACGACGGCGTGGGTCGCATGCCTTTTGGCCGTGCCCTGCTGCAGGCCGGCTGGGCGCTGCTGATGCCCGTCATCATTCTGGGCGGCATTTACGGCGGGGTGTTCACGCCCACCGAGGCCTCGGCAGTGGCGGTCTTCTACGCCCTGGTGGTGGGCATGGGGATTTACCGCGAGATCAGGCCGCGCGATCTGTATGCCATCTTGCGCAAATCGGCCATGTCTTCGGCGGTGATCATGTTCATCATCGCCAACGCCGGCCTGTTTGCCTTTTTGATCACCCGCGCCGGCGTACCCGAGGCCATAGGCCATTGGCTGCAGCAGGTGCTGCAAAGCCCGGCCATGTTTTTGCTGGGGGTGAATGCGGCGCTGTTCATCATCGGCATGTTCATCGAAACCAGCGCCGCCATCATTGTGCTGGCCCCCATACTCGCCCCCGTGGCTGCGCATTTCGGTGTGGACCCGGTGCATTTTGGCCTGATCATGGTGGTGAATCTGGCCCTGGGCATGATCACCCCGCCCTTTGGCGTCAACCTGTTTGCGGCCTGCACGGTGGCCCGCATTTCGCTGGACCGCATCATTCACCACCTGCTGCCTTTTGTGGCGGTGATTTTGCTGTGCCTGATGGTGATTACCTATGTGCCTGGCATCTCCCTCGGCCTGCGTGATCTGGTTTATGGCAGATAA
- a CDS encoding fatty acid--CoA ligase, producing MNTQKISQGQVQRSALTLGNTLAWPARYLPHKEAIVVSDAQGRRAWSYAQLDAEVNRHAHGLQQLGIGRGDVVAAFLYNTPAFVFTLLAAARLGAIFNPINYRLAAQELAFILQDGGAKALVFEQEGAAVVEKARDLLPQLPHWIYADPDMAPGFATARLDALAAPQPATPVAVQVGEDEPCILMYTSGTTGRPKGVLHTHRSKLAHNAMMHQVMQFRREDVGLSLAPLNHTAELHTSFLPRLQVGATQVLQRRFDAADALRLIEQEKVTFFFAAPTMVTMLLNEPALAQRQLTSLRLVEYGGASMAPHLIREWTRQVGSGLVQVFGTTEMGPCMSVLYPHEQLSHAGSAGLPSLNHDLLVARVREDGAPSDPLEPCAVGEVGEILVRGPCMMAGYLNRPEANAKALAHGWYHTGDLGHIDGDGYLWIRDRIDYMINSGAENVYPREVEDALIEHPDVFEAAVVGEKDARWGQVVAAYVVAKPGAALTAEQLDGFLVHGDRLAGYKRPRAYHFVQELPKTTSGKIQKHLLCQPDLCVA from the coding sequence GTGAATACACAAAAAATTTCTCAAGGCCAGGTCCAACGCAGTGCATTGACACTGGGCAATACGCTGGCCTGGCCGGCGCGCTATCTGCCGCACAAAGAGGCCATCGTGGTCTCGGATGCCCAGGGCCGCCGGGCCTGGAGCTATGCCCAGCTCGACGCCGAAGTCAACCGCCATGCCCATGGCCTGCAGCAGCTGGGCATTGGCCGGGGCGATGTGGTGGCCGCGTTTTTGTACAACACGCCGGCCTTTGTCTTCACCCTGCTGGCTGCGGCGCGGCTGGGCGCCATCTTCAATCCCATCAACTATCGGCTGGCGGCCCAGGAGCTGGCCTTTATCTTGCAAGACGGTGGCGCCAAGGCCCTGGTGTTTGAGCAAGAGGGCGCGGCCGTGGTGGAAAAAGCCCGGGATCTGCTGCCGCAGCTGCCGCACTGGATTTATGCCGACCCGGATATGGCGCCCGGCTTTGCCACGGCCCGCCTGGATGCGTTGGCAGCCCCGCAGCCCGCGACGCCGGTCGCTGTGCAGGTGGGCGAGGATGAGCCCTGCATTCTGATGTACACCAGCGGCACCACCGGCCGGCCCAAGGGCGTGCTGCACACCCACCGCAGCAAGCTGGCGCACAACGCCATGATGCACCAGGTGATGCAGTTCCGCCGCGAGGATGTGGGCCTGTCCCTGGCGCCGCTCAATCACACGGCCGAGCTGCACACCAGCTTTTTGCCACGGCTGCAGGTGGGCGCCACCCAGGTGCTGCAGCGCCGCTTTGATGCGGCCGATGCCCTGCGCCTGATCGAGCAGGAAAAGGTCACGTTTTTCTTTGCCGCGCCCACCATGGTCACCATGCTGCTCAACGAGCCCGCGCTGGCCCAGCGCCAGCTGACATCGCTGCGGCTGGTGGAATACGGCGGTGCCTCCATGGCCCCGCACCTGATCCGCGAATGGACGCGCCAGGTGGGCTCGGGCCTGGTGCAGGTCTTTGGCACCACGGAGATGGGGCCTTGCATGTCGGTGCTGTACCCGCATGAACAGCTGAGCCACGCCGGCTCGGCCGGGCTGCCCTCGTTGAACCATGACCTGCTGGTGGCCCGCGTGCGTGAGGACGGTGCGCCCAGCGACCCATTGGAGCCCTGCGCCGTGGGCGAGGTGGGTGAAATCCTGGTGCGAGGCCCCTGCATGATGGCTGGCTATCTGAACCGCCCGGAGGCCAATGCCAAGGCCCTGGCCCATGGCTGGTACCACACGGGCGATCTGGGTCATATCGATGGCGACGGCTATCTGTGGATACGCGACCGCATCGACTACATGATCAATTCCGGCGCCGAGAACGTCTACCCGCGCGAGGTGGAAGACGCCTTGATCGAACACCCCGATGTATTCGAAGCGGCGGTGGTGGGCGAGAAAGACGCACGTTGGGGCCAGGTGGTGGCCGCCTATGTGGTGGCCAAGCCCGGTGCGGCGCTCACCGCCGAACAGCTCGATGGCTTTCTGGTTCACGGCGATCGCCTGGCCGGCTACAAGCGCCCACGCGCCTACCACTTTGTGCAGGAGCTGCCCAAGACCACCAGCGGAAAAATCCAGAAGCATTTGCTGTGCCAACCCGATCTGTGCGTGGCGTGA
- the gcvT gene encoding glycine cleavage system aminomethyltransferase GcvT: protein MTAATTDLLTTPLHALHLEKGARMVPFAGYSMPVQYPAGLMAEHKHTREAAGLFDVSHMGQLRLVGPDAAAALEALMPVDVQGLGLHKQRYGLLLNEAGGILDDLMFVNRGEDLFLIVNGACKQADIAHIQQHIGQRCQVIPMPEQALLALQGPQAAAVLRRVAPAALELVFMTGKAVEIAGIPCYITRSGYTGEDGFEISVPGQQAESLARLLLAQPEVAPIGLGARNSLRLEAGLCLYGNDMDTATTPVEAALTWAIQKVRRSGGARAGGFLGADAVLGQLDHPSTLTRRRVGLIATERVPVREPAVLENLDGQQVGIITSGLLSPTLNQPIALGYVQPDYADADTELFAMVRGKPVPMKVAATPFVPTRYHRG from the coding sequence ATGACCGCTGCCACCACCGACTTGCTGACCACGCCGCTGCATGCCCTGCACCTTGAAAAGGGCGCGCGCATGGTGCCCTTTGCCGGTTATTCCATGCCGGTGCAATACCCCGCCGGCCTGATGGCCGAGCACAAACACACGCGCGAGGCGGCCGGCCTGTTCGATGTCTCCCACATGGGCCAGTTGCGCCTGGTGGGGCCGGACGCCGCCGCCGCACTGGAAGCCCTGATGCCCGTGGACGTGCAAGGCCTGGGCCTGCACAAGCAGCGCTATGGCCTGCTGCTCAACGAGGCCGGCGGCATTCTGGATGACCTGATGTTCGTCAACCGCGGCGAGGATCTGTTCCTCATCGTCAACGGCGCCTGCAAGCAGGCCGACATCGCCCATATCCAGCAGCACATAGGCCAGCGCTGCCAGGTCATCCCCATGCCCGAACAGGCCTTGCTGGCCCTGCAAGGCCCGCAGGCCGCGGCCGTGCTGCGCCGGGTGGCGCCTGCTGCGCTGGAGCTGGTGTTCATGACCGGCAAGGCCGTAGAGATTGCGGGCATCCCCTGCTACATCACCCGCAGCGGCTACACCGGCGAAGACGGTTTTGAAATCTCCGTGCCCGGCCAACAGGCCGAGTCCCTGGCCCGCTTGCTGCTGGCCCAGCCCGAGGTGGCGCCCATAGGCCTGGGCGCGCGCAACTCGCTGCGCCTGGAGGCCGGTCTGTGCCTGTATGGCAACGATATGGACACCGCAACCACGCCGGTGGAGGCCGCGCTAACCTGGGCCATTCAGAAAGTGCGCCGCAGCGGCGGTGCACGTGCCGGCGGTTTTCTGGGTGCCGATGCGGTGCTGGGCCAGCTCGATCACCCCAGCACCCTCACCCGCCGCCGCGTGGGCCTGATCGCCACCGAGCGCGTGCCTGTGCGCGAGCCGGCCGTGCTGGAAAACCTGGACGGCCAGCAGGTGGGCATCATCACCAGCGGCCTGCTCAGCCCCACACTGAACCAGCCCATTGCCCTGGGCTATGTGCAGCCCGACTATGCCGATGCCGACACCGAGCTGTTTGCCATGGTGCGCGGCAAGCCCGTGCCCATGAAGGTGGCGGCCACGCCATTTGTGCCTACCCGTTATCACCGCGGCTAA
- the gcvH gene encoding glycine cleavage system protein GcvH encodes MSIKFSKEHEWINTADTNAAVIGITVHAQDALGDVVFVDLPEVGASFNAGDVAGVVESVKAAADVYMPVTGEIVEVNEVLRADPSLANTDPLGAGWFFKVKLADVSQLDGLMEETAYNAFAQNN; translated from the coding sequence ATGAGCATCAAGTTTTCCAAAGAGCATGAGTGGATCAACACCGCCGACACCAACGCCGCCGTGATCGGCATCACCGTCCACGCACAAGACGCGCTGGGTGATGTGGTGTTTGTGGACCTGCCCGAGGTCGGCGCCAGTTTCAATGCCGGTGATGTGGCCGGTGTGGTGGAGTCCGTCAAGGCCGCCGCCGATGTCTACATGCCCGTGACCGGTGAAATCGTGGAAGTCAACGAAGTCCTGCGCGCCGACCCTTCCCTGGCCAATACCGACCCGCTGGGCGCCGGCTGGTTCTTCAAGGTCAAGCTGGCCGATGTCTCGCAGCTGGATGGCCTGATGGAAGAGACCGCCTACAACGCTTTCGCCCAAAACAACTGA
- a CDS encoding MolR family transcriptional regulator: MPTSLYFDDPDEGLSPSTSHPVFVRVAADDFYYDCGDDFSPFGNDDGSDTLAALQDWYQEQAGGKPPQVMVFLRQHLSDWDLPVPEDMLSRDEAAKAQWLAQDDMHHRYLQSVCRARVAVAFGQLKIAGAIDADVQQQARLALACQQWLNQVARRQYPDWEYADQDSQRLALMHGALEHANAP, translated from the coding sequence ATGCCTACCTCTTTGTATTTCGACGATCCCGACGAAGGCCTGTCACCCAGCACCAGCCACCCGGTTTTTGTGCGCGTGGCGGCCGACGATTTCTATTACGACTGCGGCGACGACTTCAGCCCCTTTGGCAACGATGACGGCAGCGACACCCTGGCCGCCTTGCAGGACTGGTACCAGGAGCAGGCCGGGGGCAAGCCTCCCCAGGTCATGGTGTTCTTGCGCCAGCATCTGAGCGACTGGGATCTGCCCGTGCCCGAAGACATGCTCTCGCGCGATGAAGCCGCCAAGGCCCAGTGGCTGGCCCAGGACGATATGCACCACCGCTATCTGCAGTCCGTCTGCCGCGCACGCGTGGCCGTGGCTTTTGGCCAGCTCAAGATTGCGGGCGCCATCGACGCCGATGTGCAGCAGCAAGCCCGGCTTGCCCTGGCCTGCCAGCAATGGCTGAACCAGGTGGCACGCCGCCAATACCCGGATTGGGAATACGCTGATCAGGACAGCCAGCGTCTGGCCCTGATGCATGGCGCGCTGGAGCACGCCAACGCGCCTTGA
- the gcvP gene encoding aminomethyl-transferring glycine dehydrogenase produces the protein MLMSHPAPTASLASLENSGEFIPRHIAISPQDEAHMLSVIGEASREALMASIVPAAIRRSQPMQLPPAVTEAQALAELKALAGQNRVLKSFIGQGYYGTHTPGVILRNILENPAWYTAYTPYQAEISQGRMEALVNFQTMVCDLTGMDVANASMLDEATAAAEAMTLAKRSVKSKSSTLVIAGGVHPQTLEVIQTRAAPLDIRVVVAQSKAEWDAALAGELFAALIQYPASNGWLVDWQADVQAIHAKQAAAIFATDLLALTLLTPPGEWGADIVVGSSQRFGMPMGAGGPHAAFMACRDAFKRSLPGRLVGVSVDAHGHSAYRLALQTREQHIRREKATSNICTAQVLPAVIASMYAVYHGPLGLTRIARRVARLTAILSRGLAQLGFANGPFGTAFDTLSLHTQTATATIAARAMAQGANLRKVGSDYLCISLDETSTRADVQLLWSIFAKDGQALPTIEAMDEGAPSLIPDGLQRSSSFLTHPVFNTHHSETAMLRYIRSLSDKDLALDRSMIPLGSCTMKLNATSEMIPITWPEFAHIHPFAPADQQQGYAQLDAQLRAWLCQATGYAGVSLQPNAGSQGEYAGLLAIRGWHASRGESHRNICLIPSSAHGTNPASAQMVGMQVVVTACDEQGNVDLADLQAKCEQHSAKLACVMITYPSTHGVFETQVKELCALVHQHGGRVYVDGANMNALVGVAAPGEFGGDVSHLNLHKTFCIPHGGGGPGVGPVCVVEDLVPFLPGHATGGITSKTGAVSAAPLGNAAVLPISWMYIRMMGAQGLQAATETAILSANYISARLKDHFPTLYASSNGHVAHECILDLRGLKDSSGVMAEDVAKRLIDYGFHAPTLSFPVANTLMVEPTESEPLAEIERFIAAMIAIREEIRQIEAGRWDREDNPLKNAPHTAEQVVGNDWAHGYNRETAAYPIPALRRSKYWSPVGRVDNVYGDRNLFCSCVPVGDLSE, from the coding sequence ATGCTGATGTCGCACCCCGCCCCCACCGCCTCACTTGCCTCGCTGGAAAACAGCGGCGAGTTCATTCCCCGCCATATAGCCATTTCGCCGCAGGACGAAGCCCATATGCTGTCCGTGATCGGCGAGGCCTCGCGCGAGGCGCTGATGGCCTCCATCGTGCCGGCCGCCATACGCCGCAGCCAGCCCATGCAGCTGCCGCCGGCCGTGACCGAGGCCCAGGCGCTGGCCGAACTCAAGGCATTGGCCGGGCAAAACCGCGTGCTCAAAAGCTTTATCGGCCAGGGCTACTACGGCACGCACACGCCGGGTGTGATCCTGCGCAACATCCTGGAGAACCCGGCCTGGTACACGGCCTACACGCCCTACCAGGCCGAGATTTCCCAGGGCCGTATGGAGGCCCTGGTGAACTTTCAGACCATGGTCTGCGACCTCACCGGCATGGACGTTGCCAATGCCTCCATGCTGGACGAAGCCACGGCCGCGGCCGAGGCCATGACGCTGGCCAAACGCTCCGTCAAATCCAAGAGTTCCACCTTGGTGATTGCCGGTGGCGTCCATCCCCAGACCCTGGAAGTCATACAGACCCGCGCCGCACCGCTGGACATCCGCGTGGTGGTGGCCCAGTCCAAGGCGGAATGGGACGCGGCACTGGCCGGCGAGCTGTTTGCCGCCCTGATCCAATACCCCGCCAGCAACGGCTGGCTGGTGGACTGGCAGGCCGATGTGCAGGCCATCCACGCCAAGCAGGCCGCCGCCATCTTCGCCACCGACCTGCTGGCCCTGACCCTGCTGACGCCGCCGGGTGAATGGGGCGCCGACATTGTGGTGGGCAGCAGCCAGCGCTTTGGCATGCCCATGGGCGCCGGCGGCCCGCACGCCGCCTTCATGGCCTGCCGCGACGCGTTCAAGCGCAGCCTGCCCGGCCGCCTGGTGGGCGTGAGTGTGGACGCCCATGGCCACAGCGCCTACCGCCTGGCCCTGCAAACCCGCGAGCAGCATATCCGCCGCGAAAAAGCCACGTCCAATATCTGCACGGCCCAGGTGCTGCCGGCGGTGATTGCCAGCATGTATGCCGTCTACCATGGCCCGCTAGGCCTCACGCGCATCGCCCGCCGCGTGGCCCGCCTCACCGCCATTTTGAGCCGTGGCCTGGCCCAGCTGGGCTTTGCCAACGGCCCTTTCGGCACGGCTTTTGACACCCTCAGCCTGCACACCCAGACAGCCACAGCCACCATCGCTGCACGTGCCATGGCCCAGGGCGCCAATCTGCGCAAAGTGGGGAGCGACTACCTGTGCATCAGCCTGGACGAGACCAGCACCCGCGCCGATGTGCAGCTGCTGTGGTCCATCTTTGCCAAGGACGGCCAGGCACTGCCCACCATAGAGGCCATGGACGAGGGCGCGCCCTCGCTGATCCCCGATGGCCTGCAGCGCAGCAGCAGCTTTTTGACCCACCCGGTGTTCAACACCCACCACTCCGAAACCGCCATGCTGCGCTATATCCGCAGCCTCTCGGACAAGGATTTGGCGCTGGACCGCAGCATGATCCCCCTGGGCTCGTGCACCATGAAGCTCAACGCCACCAGCGAGATGATTCCCATCACCTGGCCGGAGTTTGCCCATATCCACCCCTTTGCACCCGCAGACCAGCAGCAAGGCTATGCCCAGCTGGACGCCCAGCTGCGCGCCTGGCTGTGCCAGGCCACGGGCTACGCCGGCGTCAGCCTGCAGCCCAATGCCGGCAGCCAGGGTGAATACGCCGGCCTCCTGGCCATACGGGGCTGGCATGCCAGCCGGGGCGAATCCCACCGCAACATCTGCCTGATCCCCAGCAGCGCCCATGGCACCAACCCAGCCAGCGCCCAGATGGTGGGCATGCAGGTGGTGGTGACGGCCTGCGACGAACAGGGCAATGTGGACCTGGCCGACCTGCAGGCCAAGTGCGAGCAGCACAGCGCAAAATTAGCCTGCGTGATGATCACCTACCCCAGCACCCACGGCGTGTTCGAGACCCAGGTGAAGGAACTCTGCGCCCTGGTGCACCAGCACGGCGGCCGCGTCTATGTGGACGGCGCCAATATGAACGCCCTGGTCGGCGTGGCCGCGCCCGGCGAGTTTGGCGGCGATGTCAGCCACCTGAATCTGCACAAAACCTTTTGCATCCCCCACGGCGGTGGCGGCCCCGGCGTGGGCCCGGTCTGCGTGGTGGAGGACCTGGTGCCTTTTCTGCCCGGCCATGCCACGGGAGGTATTACTTCCAAGACGGGGGCCGTGAGCGCGGCGCCTCTCGGCAATGCGGCGGTGCTGCCCATCAGCTGGATGTATATCCGCATGATGGGCGCGCAAGGCCTGCAGGCCGCCACCGAAACGGCCATATTGAGCGCCAACTACATCAGCGCCCGCCTCAAGGACCACTTCCCCACGCTCTATGCCTCCAGCAATGGCCATGTGGCGCATGAGTGCATCCTGGACCTGCGCGGCCTCAAGGACAGCAGCGGCGTCATGGCCGAGGACGTGGCCAAGCGCCTGATCGACTATGGCTTTCACGCGCCCACGCTGTCCTTTCCCGTGGCCAATACGCTGATGGTGGAGCCCACCGAAAGCGAACCCCTGGCCGAAATCGAGCGCTTTATCGCGGCCATGATTGCCATCCGCGAGGAAATCCGCCAGATCGAGGCCGGCCGCTGGGACCGCGAGGACAACCCGCTGAAAAATGCCCCGCACACGGCCGAACAGGTGGTGGGCAATGACTGGGCCCATGGCTACAACCGTGAGACTGCGGCCTATCCGATCCCAGCCCTGCGCCGCAGCAAATACTGGAGCCCGGTGGGCCGTGTCGACAACGTCTACGGCGACCGCAACCTGTTTTGCAGCTGCGTGCCGGTGGGCGACTTATCCGAGTAA
- a CDS encoding ATP-binding protein, with amino-acid sequence MSRPDLSFLLHHEDPDAVQDLLPAAPSMAPAPPLAPSFPHLEAWEAQDIDEGDPLSALIAELRNYQAELEIQNKVLDYSQAVAESASERFEALFSSVPLPLLVIDEHDMVIQANAMAHTAFQPPSQDRLLACFMPFVNPVDTERVERAFRNARHNGRSEVHEVLFAVASGQTMQGDLHIACIEIPQREGPASAQFMCAVVDQGPLLAERQALQERNTQLHASERRLEAVINTSQDAIICVDSQRRITVFNPTAATLFLCPMQEALNSPLERFLPDAAQALELAPLTTQAVLGEMDGRTATGRTVPVEVSISFERYGEGETTTVFARDLSSRKRAESLRGELEAQLRESHKMQALGTMAGGIAHDFNNIVGAILGNVELAMADAASNPQLQESLHEIEKAGKRARDLVRQILTFSRNQPPQRHPVRAGEVLRDTERLLRVSLPPAIELHTHIDVDLPALLADSTQVEQALFNLASNAIHAIGEVRGMVHMAATLAEPEPRLCERLGLPPAPYITYTVQDNGPGMSTSTVQRIFEPFFTTKPVGQGTGLGLAVVHGVMRTHGGAVDVQSQPGLGSRFTLFFPVAQGISLPEAAPKVRRASVVAQAPAPAAWQASCHVMYVDDDEAMVFLVKRLLKRRGYQVTGFCDPHEATTALHNDPQRYQLLVTDYNMPGYCGVDLVRAALQIRPDLPVALASGYITAEIEQEALAAGARALIHKPNDVEELCTTVDQLLKSSP; translated from the coding sequence ATGAGCCGCCCGGACCTTTCCTTTCTGCTGCACCACGAAGACCCCGACGCTGTACAGGATCTGCTGCCGGCGGCCCCGTCGATGGCACCCGCTCCCCCTCTGGCACCGAGCTTTCCCCATCTGGAAGCCTGGGAGGCACAGGACATCGACGAGGGCGACCCGCTGAGCGCCCTGATTGCCGAGCTGCGCAACTACCAGGCCGAGCTGGAAATCCAGAACAAGGTGCTGGACTACAGCCAGGCCGTGGCGGAAAGCGCCTCCGAGCGCTTCGAGGCCCTGTTCTCCAGCGTGCCCCTGCCCTTGCTGGTCATTGACGAGCACGATATGGTCATCCAGGCAAATGCCATGGCGCACACGGCCTTCCAGCCGCCCTCCCAGGACCGGCTGCTGGCCTGCTTCATGCCTTTTGTGAATCCGGTGGACACGGAGCGCGTCGAACGCGCCTTCCGCAATGCCCGCCACAACGGCCGCAGCGAAGTCCATGAGGTGCTGTTCGCCGTGGCCAGCGGCCAGACCATGCAGGGCGATCTGCACATTGCCTGCATCGAGATTCCCCAGCGCGAGGGGCCGGCCTCGGCCCAGTTCATGTGTGCCGTGGTCGACCAGGGCCCGCTGCTGGCCGAACGCCAAGCCCTGCAGGAGCGCAACACCCAGCTGCACGCCAGCGAGCGCCGGCTGGAAGCCGTGATCAACACCTCGCAAGATGCCATCATCTGCGTGGACAGCCAGCGGCGCATCACCGTCTTCAACCCCACGGCCGCCACGCTGTTTCTCTGCCCCATGCAAGAGGCGCTGAACAGCCCGCTGGAACGCTTTCTACCCGACGCGGCCCAGGCGCTGGAGCTGGCCCCGCTGACCACCCAGGCCGTGCTGGGCGAAATGGATGGCCGCACCGCCACCGGCCGCACGGTGCCAGTGGAGGTCAGCATCTCCTTCGAGCGCTATGGCGAGGGCGAGACCACCACGGTCTTCGCCCGCGACCTGTCCAGCCGCAAGCGCGCGGAAAGCCTGCGTGGCGAGCTGGAAGCGCAGCTGCGCGAATCGCACAAGATGCAGGCCCTGGGCACCATGGCCGGCGGCATCGCCCACGACTTCAACAACATCGTCGGCGCCATTCTGGGCAATGTGGAGCTGGCAATGGCCGACGCGGCCTCCAACCCCCAGCTGCAGGAAAGCCTGCACGAGATCGAAAAAGCCGGCAAGCGCGCCCGCGATCTGGTGCGTCAGATCCTGACCTTCAGCCGCAACCAGCCCCCGCAGCGCCACCCGGTGCGTGCGGGCGAGGTGCTGCGCGACACCGAGCGCCTGCTGCGCGTGTCGCTACCGCCCGCCATCGAGCTGCACACCCATATCGACGTCGACCTGCCCGCCCTGCTGGCCGACTCCACCCAGGTGGAGCAGGCCCTGTTCAACCTGGCCAGCAATGCCATCCACGCCATTGGCGAAGTGCGCGGCATGGTGCACATGGCGGCCACCCTGGCCGAGCCCGAGCCGCGCCTGTGCGAGCGCCTGGGCCTGCCGCCCGCCCCCTACATCACCTACACGGTGCAGGACAACGGGCCGGGCATGTCCACCAGCACGGTGCAGCGCATCTTCGAGCCTTTTTTCACCACCAAGCCCGTGGGCCAGGGCACCGGCCTGGGCCTGGCCGTGGTGCATGGCGTGATGCGCACCCACGGCGGCGCGGTCGACGTGCAAAGCCAGCCCGGCCTGGGCAGCCGCTTCACGCTGTTCTTCCCGGTGGCGCAAGGCATCAGCCTGCCCGAAGCCGCGCCCAAGGTGCGCCGCGCCTCCGTGGTGGCGCAAGCCCCCGCCCCCGCCGCCTGGCAAGCCAGCTGCCATGTGATGTATGTGGACGATGACGAGGCCATGGTCTTCCTGGTCAAGCGCCTGCTCAAACGCCGTGGCTACCAGGTCACCGGCTTTTGCGACCCGCACGAAGCCACCACCGCGCTGCACAACGACCCGCAGCGCTACCAGCTGCTGGTGACCGACTACAACATGCCGGGCTATTGCGGCGTGGACCTGGTGCGCGCCGCGCTGCAGATACGCCCTGACCTTCCCGTGGCCCTGGCCTCGGGCTATATCACCGCTGAAATCGAGCAGGAAGCCCTGGCCGCCGGCGCCAGAGCACTGATCCACAAGCCCAATGACGTGGAAGAGCTGTGTACCACGGTGGATCAGTTGTTGAAGTCTTCCCCCTGA
- a CDS encoding RluA family pseudouridine synthase, which translates to MLPPSPAAPLHCLYEDAYLLVLDKPAGLLCVPGKGPDKQDCLSARAQARWADALVVHRLDMATSGLVLMARSVEVQRALSLAFEQRLVHKSYEAVVAGMPQAQPGHWQLLDAPIAADWSQRPLRHVGPEGKPSQTRWCVLGPWGDAAHGGGPATRLALEPVTGRTHQLRVHMQHLVHPMLGDALYAPPALAAAVPRLLLHACQLRFAHPVTGELLDLHSPAPF; encoded by the coding sequence ATGCTTCCCCCCTCCCCCGCAGCGCCGCTGCACTGCCTGTATGAAGACGCCTACCTGCTGGTGCTGGACAAGCCGGCCGGCCTGCTGTGTGTGCCCGGCAAGGGGCCGGACAAGCAGGACTGCCTGAGCGCCCGTGCCCAGGCGCGGTGGGCGGATGCCCTGGTCGTGCACCGTCTGGACATGGCGACTTCCGGCCTGGTGTTGATGGCGCGCAGCGTGGAAGTGCAGCGTGCACTGAGCCTGGCCTTCGAGCAGCGCCTGGTCCACAAGAGCTATGAGGCGGTGGTGGCCGGCATGCCCCAGGCCCAGCCCGGCCATTGGCAGCTGCTGGACGCGCCGATTGCTGCCGATTGGAGCCAACGCCCACTGCGCCATGTGGGCCCCGAAGGCAAGCCCAGCCAGACCCGCTGGTGCGTGCTGGGCCCCTGGGGCGATGCTGCCCATGGCGGTGGCCCGGCCACACGCCTGGCTCTGGAGCCCGTCACCGGCCGCACCCACCAGCTGCGGGTACATATGCAGCATCTGGTCCACCCCATGCTGGGCGATGCCCTGTACGCCCCGCCCGCGCTGGCGGCCGCCGTCCCACGCCTGCTGCTGCATGCCTGCCAGCTGCGCTTTGCCCATCCGGTGACGGGCGAGCTCCTGGATCTGCACAGCCCGGCCCCGTTTTAA